Below is a genomic region from Vibrio pomeroyi.
GTGACGGCAGAAATTTAGAGCGACTGATACCTATGTTGTACTCGTTTTCTTCCACACCCTTATCACTGGCGCGAAGGGAGAGGCTGTTCTGCAGACCGAGTTCTACCGCCTCAAGCAGGGTAGTCGCCGATGCTGAAGGTGTCGTGCTTAATGTAAGCGCAGCGATGATGCTGCTAGTTAAGTTTTTGTACCGCCACATACTTGTTGATCACCTTGATGATTTCGTCGCTTTTATAAGGTTTGCTGATCACGTAATCCATTCCGGCTTCTATACAAGCCTGGTGTTCGTTACTGCTGGTCAATGCGGTTGCACCTATGATGGTACAAGGGTTTTTCTCGTTTTCTTGTTCAAACTGGCGAATGCGTTTTGTCGCCTCAATACCACCCATACCCGGCATGATGCAGTCCATGAAGATGATGTCAGAACGTTGGTTCATGAAGTGCTTCACGGCATCGGCACCGTCTCCGACTGTGTCTGGTTCGTACTCTTGTTTGGTCAAAATTCGTTTGAGTAAGATTTGCTGAACTCGGTCATCCTCTACGATTAGGAACGAGCTGTTTTCCATCTGTTCTTCTGATGCTTCCGCTTCCATAATGGTGAGTAGATTTGGAATAAACTCATAAGGAATCGCAGGGGAGTTAATGATCTTATCGACGAAGCTATGGCACTCTTGCGCTTGCTGCGTATTGGTCACCGACAGCAACAGCTTGGTATTAGGGTGATTCTTAAGCTGGGATTTGACCGTCTTGCTGAGTGAAGGCAACTTGTTGGGCTCAAAGGTATCGGTCAGCATGATTGCATCGTATTCACCAAATGTTTTCGCAGCCGAGAACAGCTCATTAGCGGTGCGAATTTCGGTGATATCCAGCCCCAAATTGCTGAGCATTTTCTTCATCACATCGATACGAACTTGAGTATTCGCACACAACAGTAAACGCTTACCGTCGAAGCGAGTTTTCTCTGTGTGGAAGTTCTTCGCTTTTAGGTCGAGCTCAATCTGAAAACGTTCCTGTGCTCCCGATTGGAACCAATGGCTTTCGTAATAGCCGTAATCTTTCAACACGCTTTTCGCTAAGTCATCGGTGTTAGCCGTGTGATCTTTGTGGGTGCTCCAGTGTAGTTTATTGAGCTTGGCAACAGAGACATCCAGCGTTGATAAGAAGTTGAGGTTGATGGTGACACGGGTGTTTTCCATGTCTGAAGCCGCACCCGATTCAATCGTGACAAATAGCTTCTTATTCGACTTGAGTTGGATAGCATTCGAAAGCTGAAGGAACAGAATCCAGAACAGGCTGGTGGATTGGCCTGCAACACGGTTCGGCAAATTATCAGAGATAAAACAGTCGAGTTCGCCTTCGTTTCGCTGAACTTTGGCGCTGATGTGGATCATTAATTCTGATAATACGCTGAGCAGCGAAAACTCTTTCGATTTGCTTTCCGTTCCTTGAGAAATCAGACGGTTATAGTTTTCTGCAAGTTCTGATAGGGTATTAGAAGCGGAGGTAATGTCCTTCGCCATTAACACGCCACTTTCATCGGTCTCTTGTACTAGGTACTGAACACCACCGTTGATAGTATTGGTGATACCGCGAATCTCGTAGCCAATTAGT
It encodes:
- a CDS encoding response regulator; translated protein: MSEKPSYNISVPALRLSILFSVVLVTLAFYLYFSWSKVDSVAQVQSAPLLIQAQKLNQTIELDIQTLQHCLKANSCSSNELNLSRLKSEIDEFRSLASLNKTEFSLVGATEYTQLELAINRFSDSAKTRNDILDLYLSLTNNYLQMDDNYRTMFNNHASDLMSEKNEFFVWLFMVVVILAVIAVLSNLVAILKLKKSSSNEREIDYEFDALYQELKQLDLQRLEELLNEVSINPKQRQIYSHLKLIFSKLEDQKRNNDLYKQLYALIGYEIRGITNTINGGVQYLVQETDESGVLMAKDITSASNTLSELAENYNRLISQGTESKSKEFSLLSVLSELMIHISAKVQRNEGELDCFISDNLPNRVAGQSTSLFWILFLQLSNAIQLKSNKKLFVTIESGAASDMENTRVTINLNFLSTLDVSVAKLNKLHWSTHKDHTANTDDLAKSVLKDYGYYESHWFQSGAQERFQIELDLKAKNFHTEKTRFDGKRLLLCANTQVRIDVMKKMLSNLGLDITEIRTANELFSAAKTFGEYDAIMLTDTFEPNKLPSLSKTVKSQLKNHPNTKLLLSVTNTQQAQECHSFVDKIINSPAIPYEFIPNLLTIMEAEASEEQMENSSFLIVEDDRVQQILLKRILTKQEYEPDTVGDGADAVKHFMNQRSDIIFMDCIMPGMGGIEATKRIRQFEQENEKNPCTIIGATALTSSNEHQACIEAGMDYVISKPYKSDEIIKVINKYVAVQKLN